Sequence from the Spirochaetae bacterium HGW-Spirochaetae-1 genome:
AAATCCATCCCGGGCATACAGAGCCGCGCCGTTGAACACCAGAAGGGAAATCAGCACCTGTGTTACCAAATATCTCATGTTATTTACCGCACAGGCTGCCGGGAACAGGATCATCACCGGGCTGATTATACGGATTGCAGCGGAGAATTCTTTCGCCGGCCATGAGGGCCCCCAGGAGTGCCCCGTGCCGCTCCACGGCCTGCCTGCCGTATGCGCTGCAAACGGGCCTGTAGCGGCAGCTTGGCCCGTCCTGAGGTGATATGACTATCTGAAAAAACCGAATGAGCGCCAGGGCACCCCCCTGCATGCCATTATACACGGAATTACCATCATGATGCCCGTAACCGGGATGACGACTCTCTTCGTGATGCCATTGAACATTTTCATCACCCGTGGCGATATCGGCGTTCCAGGGACCAAAGCCAGGACGGGCATACAGGGGCTGGAGCACCAGGGCCGCAACAAGGAAAGTATAAAATAGTATTAACTTTTTCATCTTAAAAATCAACCTGAATATGTATCCCACCAGAAACAGTCCCATGTCAAATAAAAAACAGCCCGCATGAGCCAGGTATTTAATACTTGACACTGTTTCTGTCCATCGTTAGTTTTAATAGCATTGGGTCTTTTCATCGGATTCGTTGTAGTCCGCGTGAGATCCCTCATTTAATATTTACGGATCCGTCCGTGCTGAAAACAGTTTAAAAAGAAGAGTGCTTTTATTACATGAACAGTAAAATAGATTTGATTATTTTCTTATTTAAAATAACACCGAAATCCTTCATATCGCGTATATTCGGATATGTCACACAAATCCCCTTACCCGGGTTCATTCTTAATCCCGTCATTGGCTGGTATTGTAAAAAATTCCAGGTGAACGTCGATGAAATAGATACCCCCCCCGACGGATTCAGGACCTTTGACGGATTTTTCACGCGTCAGTTGAAAAAAGGTGTCCACCGGTTTTCATCATCACCCGACGACATTCTCTCCCCCGTGGACGGTCGGCTCGATCAGTTCGGCCCCATTGACGGAGAACGGATCATCCAGGCCAAGGGGATAGATTATTCCCTTCGGGACCTCATCCCCTCGGAATCGGCCGACCATTTCACCGACGGGTCCTTCATGACCCTGTATCTTTCTCCCGCCGATTATCATCGTATTCATTCCCCCGTGATCGGCACAATAACCGGTTACTTCAACCTGCCGGGGAAGCTTTACACGGTACAGGAATTCATGGTCCAGGGCCTGAGGAACCTTTTTGCAATTAACGAACGAATCATCAGCTACATTAGAACCAGGCGCGGCATGGTGGCAGTCTGCAAGGTAGGAGCCATGAACGTTGGAAGAATTTCCATATCCCATTCCCCTGTGGTAACAAACAGGATTTTCCGGACGCGAACAGAAGTACTGTACTCTGAAAATGAATCCCCGCAGGTTGGAGCCGGTGACGAAATCGGTATGTTCCATCTGGGTTCCACGGTTGTTCTTCTTTTTCAGAAAAATATAATGGCTTTTGAAAAACTGGAGACCGGACAAAAAGTCCGTGTAGGGCAGAAGATCGGAAGATTCATTTAATCCGACGATTTATTGATACAATTATCACGGCAGGAGAAATATCATGCCCAGACATACAACCATGAACAATTTTATCAACTCCCAGGTCAGGCAGTGGCAGGCGCGAAAAGATAAAATCGAACTGTCCGACACCCAACAGACTCCGCTGGCACCCTTTATCACCATCTCCCGCGAATACGGTTCAGGCGGATTCGAGATCGGCGCAAAAATCGCTGAAATTTTAAACACAGAAAACGGCAGTGACAAAATCTGGGCTGCCTACGACAGGGAACTGATCAACAAGGTCATGGACGATACGGGCCTTTCATCAAGCCTCACCCATACCCTGACCAGCAACGCCAGGAAGAATCTGACCAATCTCATCCAGACGTCCTTCAGCACGTTCCCTCCCCAGGTGTCGGTGTATCTCAAACTGGTTGAGACCATACGTATCATGGCGGTAAACGGCAATGTAATTCTCGTGGGAAGGGCCAGCAACGTCATTACCCGTGACCTCAAGAGGGGTTTCCATGTAAGGGTAACGGCACCCCTGGAATGGAGAATAAAAAGAATCAGCGATCTCATGAAACTCAGCCGGAAAGATGCGGAAAAACTGATCAATGAAAAAAACAGGGAACGGGACCGCTTTGTAAAGGAATATATTAAATTCGATCCCGAAGATCCGCACAACTATGATTTTTGCCTGAATAACAGGAAATTCTCCACGGAGGAGGCTGCCCGGCTCATCATCGCCGGAATGAAAATTAAAGGGTTGATTTAAGCGGATATATGGATATCAATCATCAGACGTTCAATTCAGGTGAATTTTTCCTGCAGTTTGATATGGATAAATCCATTCTTCTCTGCAAAATCCGTCACGATTCAAAGGATAAGATTCTCTGGGCGAAGAAGCTCAACGACATTTACTGTCTCCTGGACATACTGGAAGACAGAGACAGGTTTTATGTCGCCTGTGAAATCAATGACCTGGACGGGAAATTTATTGCCCTGGACAAATCCACGGGAACAACAGCCTGGTTCATACCGGGACGGCCCTATTTCCAGACCCAGTTCGATCAGTCCCTTTTCATCATCTTCATTGATGCCAGCCATGCCTATTATCTGCTCAGGGTCGATTCCGAAAAGGGAGCGGCCCTGTGGCATCACCGCATAGAAGAGGACCTGTGCGAATACAGCTTTAACAGCAGCAGAATACTGCTTCAATACCGTTCAGGCAGAACGGAAAAACTGAACCCCCTTTCGGGAAAAATGATTTTTTAACAAACCAGCGGCGGTAAACCATTATGCTAAATATCGAAGTGGAAGATGCCTCAAAGAAACTCACCATAGCCAGGTCGCTGAAAAAGTACAAGGCCCCGTTTTCCATAATGGGGACCTACCGGCTTATCGACAACGGGATTCATCCCGAAGCGACAGTTCAGATAGAGGCTGACGGGAAAGCCATCCATGAAGCATCAACAGGCAACGGTCCCGTTGATGCCCTGGCCAGGGTTCTGAAAAAGGCCCTGACCCCACTCTTCCCCGAGGTTGAGGCCGTACAGCTCATTGATTACAGGGCTAATATACTCGATGCCAAGCGCGGAACCAGCACGGAGGTCGAGGTCACCATCATATTCACCAATGGTGAAACGGTGTGGAAGGTCTATTCTCTTTCGGAGAATATCAATATCGCTTCATTTAATGTACTCGTGGACGGTTTCGAGTACGCCATACTTAAAAATCGCGGAAAGGACTGAGAGGCCATCAGCGCTTCCGGGGGCAACCGGCATGACGCCGGTTTCCCCGAATTCACTTCTATTTATTCAATACTGCTGCGATGGATTCGCAGATAAATGGGATGTTCTTTTCATTCATGGCCGCCACACAGATTCGACCCGAGCTTACCATGTACAGGCTGTATTCCCGTATCAGCGTCTCGACGGTTTCTTTTGTAAGGCCGGAAAAAGAGAACATGCCTTTCTGCTTCGCAATGAAACTGAAATCCTGCTTTACCCCCTTCTCTTTCAGGCCCCTGACGAACAGTTCCCTCATCGTCTGAATGCGCTCACGCATCTCCGTGACTTCCCTTTCCCATCGTTCCCTGAGCTTCCCGTCGGTGAGGATAATAGCGGCAATCTGTCCGCCATGAGACGTGGGATTGGAATAGTTGCTTCTGATGGCCACCTTCACCTGGCTCAGAATATTCTTCGATTCATCGGCGTTTCCGGTTATTATAGTCAGCGCTCCCACGCGTTCACGGTAAATGGACAAAGATTTTGAAAAGGAACTGGCCACCAGGCATGAAAGCCCCGCTTCGGCGAAAAGGCGTATGGCGTAGGCGTCTTCATCGATACCTTCACCAAACCCCTGGTAGGCGAAATCGATGAAGGGCACCAGGGTCCTGTTCTTAAAAACCTCTACAATCTCCTTCCACTGCTCCCTGGTGGGATCGACGCCCGTAGGATTATGACAGCACCCGTGAAGAAGAACGATACTGTTATCGGGCAGTGATTTGAGAGAGCTTATCATCCCCTCAAAATTAAGGCCATGGGTCGCCTTGTCATAATAGGTATATGTACCGATGGAAAACCCGGCCCGCTCAAAAATCTGTCCATGGTTGGCCCAGGTGGGATCACTTATATAAACCGTGGAGGCGGGGAAAAATCTCTTCAGAAAATCACCGCCCACCTTGAGGGCCCCGGTACCACCGAGACACTGAACAGTAACGACCCGGCCGGACGATATAAGTTTTGAATTTTTCCCCAGAAGCAGTTCCTTTACCGCACTATTGAAAGCAGCCAGACCGTCAATAGGCAGGTAAGATTTCGACGATTCCTGTTCATACCATCTACTTTCAGCCTCACGTACCGTCTGAAGGACCGGCACCTTTCCGGAACCGTCCTGATATACTCCCACACCCAGGTTTACCTTCCGTGGATTGGGATCGGCATTAAAAGCCTCGGTAAGTCCCAGAATGGGGTCCGGCGGTGCCTGATCAACGCGCGCAAAAAAAGAAGAATTACTCATAGTATTCCTGCTCCATAAATATGATTTTCTTAAACAATGAGAGAATCTCTCAACAAGGTCATGGATTGGTTGGGCCTGATTTAGAGCGCCCGGTTTTTGGAAAGAACTGAAATTATGATACAAAAAGCAGGTGGATTTTTGTCAATAATTAAACATTACTGTCGCATATCCTCGCGGTAATAATCAATGCTATATGGTACGTTTTCATCGATAATAGGCTCCGACTTGGACTGCCGGTTAATCGATCGAGCCAGGTTTACCCGGGCATACTCATTCTCAATTTCAAGCCTCTTGGCGTAATCAATGGCCTTCCAATAGCTCAGGCTGCTTCTTGAATCGTCTCCCTGCAGTTGATAAATGGCTCCCAGGTTGTTATACGCCGATGCCAGGGACTGGAAGAGCCTCACATGTTCACTATTGCCAAGATCGGCCATCCTGATATTTTCCGCCTCGTATTCGGCGACACTGATAAGCTTCAGATATTCCCCTTTTGCCGCCTCATAGTTACCCAGATGGTAAAAGGAATTACCCAGGGCGTACATGAGTTCCGGTCTTCGCACGAAATCCTCATACAGGAAGAGCCACTGATCAAGGGATTTCCGGTACTGACGATTCAGATAGTAAATCCTCCCCAGATTATAATGAACCTCCGGAGAGGAATAATTCTCTGAAATGGACAATTCATATTTTTCCCTGGCCACATTGTAATTGGCCATCTTCTCCACATCCTCTTCTATCAGTTCATCCTCAAGACTCCCATAACGGTATTTCACCTTATCAAAGAAATAATAGAAGATATTACCCAGCAGGGCATATGTCTCTCCCAGCTGTTCCGTTTCTTTATAGAAATCATCCTGGGTAAACTCCGGCGGATTGCCGGAAGCCCGGATTGCCCTGTTCAGATACTCATAGGCCTCTACGGGCTGTTTTATCTCATAGAAGTGACGGCCCATAAGATGGAGGGCGCCGAAATAATTCGGTGTCCCCTTTACAGCCCTGTCGAGAAACAGCTTGGCCAACTTCTGGTTATTCTGCATCCGGGCAAACTTGGCTCTCATGAGCAGCAGAGGAGGATAGTCGGGATCCCTTGAATTAAGGGCGGAAAGAACCGATTCCACGGCCGGATACGTATTATCATCGACGTCACGAAGGCGGGGAGACTGGACACCATAATCCACCCGCACGTTAAAACTGTCGGATTTGCTTTTACTCATGTAATAATAAGCCATCTTGGCCAGAAGCGGCGGCGGAAGCTTATTGAGTATTTTCAGGTCCTGCACCTCGCGGTGGGTCGATGCCACAAGGTCATAGGCATCACGTTCTATATAAAGATTCAGTAGTCCGGAAAAACCCACCACCGATTTCCTGTCCACCTTCAGTATATCCAGATAGTACTTACGTGCCTTCACATACTGTCCCTGATAAAAATAGGCGTTGCCGATACCCTGCATGGCCGCAACATTTTCCGGGTCGAGAAGAAGGGAGCGTTTGTAGAAATTTATTGATACATCGAGCTGCGGCCATACCCGGTTTTTCCAGGTCTCTTTCGGATAGTAGTTTTTTTCAACCTCGGACTGGATGCCGGAATAAAATTCGGCGGGTATACGGGCATAAAAATATCCCAGTTGGTTCAGGGTATCGATATTCTGCGGATCGATCTTATATGACTTGTTGAATTTATCAAAGGCCCTGTTGTATTCCTTCTTCTGCTGATAGGCCCTTCCGTATTCATTAAATCCGTAAATGTAATTCTCCGCATAATTTTCTTCCACGTACCTGGCCAGCTCTTCAGCCTTCTCGTAATCCCTGGGCTTGGCGGCATAATCACCGGCCTGGAGAATCAGGGCCACGCCTTCCTTAATCTTGGTCTTGGCCATAACGGGTTTATATATGAACTGATAGCTGAGAATGGTCACAACAAAAGCGGCGGCTGCAGCAATACCGAACACCCTCGTGAATTTGAGAAGCCTTTTCTGCCGTTCACGTCCTTCCCTGGTATACTCGGGACGTGCGTGAATGACCTTCCGGCCGCTCACCTCCTCGGCAGTCGATATGGACCTCCCCAGTTTCTTTTCCAGGAACTGCTGTATGACCTTCTCGGAACGGCCTTCCAGGATCATGTCCACAAGCTTGCGTATCTGACCCGGAGGAATGAGATCATTTATAACCGTGTCCTTTATGGCGGAACGCATGCCAGGACTGAACAGAATGATGGCCTTCTTGAGTTTTTTCAGTTCCTTCTCGGTTAGCTCCAGGGTTTCTTCACCCGTATCGGCATAACCTCTTCCCCGTTCCTCTTCCGCCTCCTCAAGCGGCTCAATGGCAAGATCCCCGGAATCATCGGCATATTGGGATTTCCGCGAACCTGATTCATCATCGATGGGTTCAATGTCAATGTCGTCCACGTCGGCAAAACTTTTCCTGTCAGGCGCGGAACTGATGATGGGCTCTTCCCCGATATCACCCGAGGTAAAATCATCTATTTCTTCCGGTACTTCCTCAAATTCCTCTATGCCGGGCATTTCGCGCGAGGATAATTCTTCTCCCCCCTCGAACCCGGCCTCCATATCACCCAGGTCGATATCGGGAATATCCGTATCTGCGGCCTCGGCCATTTCCGGGGCCTCCTCCAGGGAAAGATCGGAGAGATCGGGGATATCCGTATCAATTTCCTTGTCAATCCTTGCTGCAGCATGCAGCTCCGGCGGCTCTTCCAGGGATGGCAGCTCATCCATATCAATATCAGAAATATCTCCGTCGGAGAATTCTTCGACAGGGGCTTCCTCTTCCCAGGCCTCCTCGGCAGGTTCGCCCACCAGATCCTGTTCGGCCAGTTCCTGGATGTCAAGGGATTCCGGTTCTTCCGCCGTAAGCGCGTTGAGTTCATCGAGAGGAGAAGACTTTCTTTTACGGCCTGCAGGAATTTCCGCGGCCTTTTCAAATTCCGTTTCGTCAAAACTGACAGGTTCTTCTCCGGGGAAACCCTCTTCCATGGTCTCCGGTTCTTCCACCAGGTCCGTTGTTATGTCTTCAATGAAATCATCTTCATCGACACGGGGCTCCCGGACCTCCTCAATCAGGTCCGAGATATCCTCCATTTCGGCAGCCCCGCCGCGATCAAGGTCATCATCGGAAATTTCAGCCAGGTCCAGATCATCACCGGAAAAAACTTCTTCCACGGCGCTATCATCCTGGGAAACCTCCGACAGGTCTTCCATGGGTATTTCAGTTATATCGAGATCATCGTCAAAACGCTCGGCCTTCGGGGCCTTTCGCCCGTCGGTGGAAAAATCATCCAGTGCAGTGGAGGGAAGATCAAGGTCATCGGGCTCGCCCATATATGAATCTTCCGATTCTTCAAAATCTGGCGACGGCAGGGGAACAACCCTCGGCGGCGAGGCAACTACTTCACCGGCCTCATGAGGGCCATAGATATAGCCTTCAATCACATCAACGATGCGGCCGATTTCATTCAGCTCGTCCGGCGTATATACCGGAGCCTGCCTTTGTTCCGATTCACCCATTTACCATTACCTGATATATAAATTCTGCTGCATAATCCACTTAATCTCCGAACCGATGGTCAGACCGGCCATGAAAACCCCTGCCGAATGTCTTCCCGGTAAAACAGGAGACATAATGCAGAATTGACTTTATTATCGGAAAAATCAATTAATTTTTTCCGTATTTGCTCCCAATGATCACTTTTAACCGGTACACACAGTAAATTATCTTAAAACCAGCAATCCCTGGCGGTTTCAAATAAAAGTATATCCCATGATTAATTGCACTTAATATTTTCCCTTCAATTATCGACAAAATTACTATAAGAATGAACAAGTAAAAGAAATAAGCCATTTTGTAATACAGGATTA
This genomic interval carries:
- a CDS encoding membrane protein insertion efficiency factor YidD encodes the protein MQGGALALIRFFQIVISPQDGPSCRYRPVCSAYGRQAVERHGALLGALMAGERILRCNPYNQPGDDPVPGSLCGK
- the psd gene encoding phosphatidylserine decarboxylase; its protein translation is MNSKIDLIIFLFKITPKSFISRIFGYVTQIPLPGFILNPVIGWYCKKFQVNVDEIDTPPDGFRTFDGFFTRQLKKGVHRFSSSPDDILSPVDGRLDQFGPIDGERIIQAKGIDYSLRDLIPSESADHFTDGSFMTLYLSPADYHRIHSPVIGTITGYFNLPGKLYTVQEFMVQGLRNLFAINERIISYIRTRRGMVAVCKVGAMNVGRISISHSPVVTNRIFRTRTEVLYSENESPQVGAGDEIGMFHLGSTVVLLFQKNIMAFEKLETGQKVRVGQKIGRFI
- a CDS encoding aromatic amino acid aminotransferase, which gives rise to MSNSSFFARVDQAPPDPILGLTEAFNADPNPRKVNLGVGVYQDGSGKVPVLQTVREAESRWYEQESSKSYLPIDGLAAFNSAVKELLLGKNSKLISSGRVVTVQCLGGTGALKVGGDFLKRFFPASTVYISDPTWANHGQIFERAGFSIGTYTYYDKATHGLNFEGMISSLKSLPDNSIVLLHGCCHNPTGVDPTREQWKEIVEVFKNRTLVPFIDFAYQGFGEGIDEDAYAIRLFAEAGLSCLVASSFSKSLSIYRERVGALTIITGNADESKNILSQVKVAIRSNYSNPTSHGGQIAAIILTDGKLRERWEREVTEMRERIQTMRELFVRGLKEKGVKQDFSFIAKQKGMFSFSGLTKETVETLIREYSLYMVSSGRICVAAMNEKNIPFICESIAAVLNK